The region TTTGCGAGTTTACTTCTAAGGTTACGCTTAAAGTAAATCCACATCTGCTTTCGGTGCGAAGGTATTTTAAAGTTGTTTGGCGGAATTGGGCTTGCGCAGGGTGGAAGGTATACATTTAGCTTGCTTTCAATGTTATTTAGGTACAGTTCGTACCACTCCTTGGCTGAGCGTTTGCGTTTACGGGTTAACTTACCGTACTCGTTAACCACGCGGGCTTCAACAACTCTTAAAATTAAATCGGTGTTAACGTTACCGCAGGTAATGCACTCGCTTTCGTCGGGTTTTAGGAAGTTGGCCGCTTTTTTGAAGTAAACAACTGCATCCATGGGATTCCCTTGGAATATTGGTCTTCCACCGTGATCGAGTACAATGATCTTATCGAATAGTTTGAAAACATCCGATGAGGGTTGATGTATGTTGGCAAATACTATTTTCCCTTTAAAGGTCTGCTTTTTGAGCAACAGCATTATGCGCTCCGAGTCCATTGATGATAATCCGGAGGTTGGCTCATCAACAAACAGTACCGATGGTTCGCGCATTAGCTCCATGGCCATGTTCAAGCGCTTGCGCTGTCCACCGCTAATGTATTTGTTCAGTGGATCGCCTACCCGTAGATTACGGGCTTCAACCAAGTCGAAATCATTAAGGGTTCTATCTATTAGTTCGTTTAGTTTTGGCTTATCGTAGTTGCTGAAGCAGAGCGATGCGTTGTAGTAAAGGTTTTGGTAAACGGTCAACTCCTCAACCAGCAAGTCGTCCTGTGGTACATAACCAATAACGCCCTCGAGCTCTTTCTTGTTTTGGTGAACATCGTACCCATTAATCAGCACGTTTCCGTTGGCTGGCTTTAGGTTTCCGTTTAGCAGGTTTAGCAGGGTTGATTTTCCAACTCCACTTCCCCCCATAATACCAATTAGTTGACCCGAATGGGCTGTGAACGAAAATCGATAGATTCCATTCTTGCTGCCTTTGTGCTGGTAATCAATATCCTTAACCACCATCGATACGAATGGTCTGTTCGGATCCTGAATAAATGCCGATGCAACCTTACTGTAGTAGATTGGCGATACTCGAGCACCCCGAATAACAGATCCTACACCAAAAATATAGGTTCTGCCCGGTTTAATTACTCTACTATTCAAGAATAGTTCGCTATCGCCAAAATACTTGATTAGGAATGTATTGGTGCTCGATATTCTGAGCGTGTAAATCTTCCCGTTTAAACGTTCATTCAGGATATGTTTAATTTCCGAGGATGGAAAATCTTTGTTGGAATCAATAAGTAAAACCTGTTGGTTCCATGGGATTTGGCTGTTATCCTCGCTTAGGATGAAATCCTTTCCGTTTTCAAATTCATACTCCCGAATGTTAAATCCATTGGCAACATCCCTAATCAGTTCAATTCTTTCCGGTGAACTTATTTTACTGTCGCCCATGAACTCAATAACCTGAAGAATCATCCAAACCTTCTGATTCTGCTCAAATTCTGCATTGGCCGAATCTATGAAATTCTTGATGATTGGCGATTCTGCAATACCATCTTGGTTCTTTTGCTCTAATCGATAAAGGTTGATATATTCTTGGAATTTATTGAGAAACTCCTTTGTTTGTTCACTCCCAAAATCGTGCTGTAGGTAATTTTCGAGTACATCAATGGTGAGTCCTGCACCTTTGCTATCGATGCTGATTACAAAGGCAAAAAGTTTCATTAATGCTTTAAGAAGCGACTCACTCATATCAATATTCTGTTTTGCTTAGCAAAAATAACCATTATTTATTCTGTGATACTTTTTAGCAAAGGTTTTTACTCTTTAACTTTTGAACAGTTTATTAGAGTTTGCATCTATTTTGAAACTTTCCGTGTGGAAAAATTTGCGTTGATCTTTTTTTTCGTAAATTTAATTCATTATCAGAAAATTAATACTTGAAATATGAGCAAGGACAAGAAAGACAAAAAGAATAAAAAGGATAAGGACGAGAAGAAGCACAAGGATAAAAAGCATGCTGCTCTATCGTTGGACGAGCATTATGAACTTGTGGAATCGCATCCCGAAAAGATCGACAAGAAATCCTACGAAAAGGAGATTGAACGACTTCATATCGAACTCAATAAACTCTTGGAGTGGATTAAGTTTAAAAAGTTAAAAGTAGTATTGATTTTCGAAGGTAGAGATGCCGCTGGGAAAGGTGGCGTAATTAAAACCATCTCGGAGCGGCTTAACCCCCGTTTTTGTAGAATAGTTGCGCTGGGCGTGCCAACAGAGAAGGAGAAAAGCCAATGGTATTTTCAGCGATATGTGGCTCATCTGCCAGCCGCTGGTGAAATGGTTCTCTTCGATAGGAGCTGGTACAATAGAGCAGGAGTGGAGAAGGTTATGGGATTCTGCAACGAGGAGGAGTATTTGGAGTTCTTGCGATCGTGTCCGGAGTATGAGCGAATGCTGGTACGCTCCGGAATTATTCTTATCAAGTATTGGTTCTCGGTTAGCGATAAGGAGCAAGAACGACGATTCCAGGAACGAATTGATGATCCTACCAAGCGATGGAAGTTAAGTCCAATGGATGTTGAGTCGCGGAACCGTTGGGTTGAATACTCAAAGGCCAAGGATGAGATGTTTGCCCATACCGACATTAAGCAGGCAACATGGTGGGTGGTTCGTGCCGACGATAAGCGTCGGGCAAGGTTGAATTGTATCAGCCACTTGCTAAGTTTGATTCCTTACGAGGATTTAACCCCGGCACCAATTAAGTTAGAGGCCCGACGGGAGGACAACTCCTATATTCGGCCGCCTATAACAGACCAGAACTTTGTTCCAGAGGTGTACTAAACATAAACCCTGTCGCTATTCCGACAGGGTTTATGTTTACTTATCGAACATTCCGTTAAATCCCGGAATATCGTCAATCCTCATAGGCCTTCCATTCCGCAATCCCACACCAATAACATTAGCTTTAACCACGGTTTTCCCTTCGGGAAGTTTGATTGCCTCCTGTTCGAAAATCATTCTTAAATGCCCTTCGCGCTTTGTGGTGACACGCACCACAAACTTGTCGCCGCTAGTAAGCGAGTACTTGTAGTCAATCTCAATTCTCGATACAACAAGATCAACTCCTTCGGTGTGAAGTTTTGTGAAATTAATGCCTCGCTCTAAAAGATATTTATGACGAGCATGCTCTAGGTAGTTTAGGTATACAGAGTTGTTAACAATTCCTTGAAAATCGCATTCGTAATCGCGCACTTCAAATTCTAGTTCGAAAGCTTCCATGTTTTTGGATATTGGGTTGTTGAGTGATTTAGTTATTAAGTGATTTGGTTATTGACTGTTTTTAATTAGTTGACTTTTCAGTTTTTAAATGTTACCTGTCAC is a window of Tenuifilaceae bacterium CYCD DNA encoding:
- a CDS encoding polyphosphate kinase, with the protein product MSKDKKDKKNKKDKDEKKHKDKKHAALSLDEHYELVESHPEKIDKKSYEKEIERLHIELNKLLEWIKFKKLKVVLIFEGRDAAGKGGVIKTISERLNPRFCRIVALGVPTEKEKSQWYFQRYVAHLPAAGEMVLFDRSWYNRAGVEKVMGFCNEEEYLEFLRSCPEYERMLVRSGIILIKYWFSVSDKEQERRFQERIDDPTKRWKLSPMDVESRNRWVEYSKAKDEMFAHTDIKQATWWVVRADDKRRARLNCISHLLSLIPYEDLTPAPIKLEARREDNSYIRPPITDQNFVPEVY
- a CDS encoding thioesterase, whose protein sequence is MEAFELEFEVRDYECDFQGIVNNSVYLNYLEHARHKYLLERGINFTKLHTEGVDLVVSRIEIDYKYSLTSGDKFVVRVTTKREGHLRMIFEQEAIKLPEGKTVVKANVIGVGLRNGRPMRIDDIPGFNGMFDK